In Antennarius striatus isolate MH-2024 chromosome 8, ASM4005453v1, whole genome shotgun sequence, a single window of DNA contains:
- the sp2 gene encoding transcription factor Sp2 isoform X3, with protein sequence MATTVAVNPSEYLQPSTTSTQQDTQPSPLALLAATCSKIGPPAAQAPVTTPPTQPQPRRLLPIKPAPIAPAPPKNLGFLSTKGNVIQLPAGLGATPPGSPIVLTIQQSPSRTNTSAPTNIQYQVVPQIQGAQTIQVMPQGGQIQLIPGTNHTIITTPMTMPGPAAAATPVTPQKTAIKPSPKLRKPNNFSNMAQLTGGLTLPLNVATGEVGGTQIITETAAASPTSGKGRRGRKKKVVVATSGNPPTPAPAPAPPPPPPAQAASPPPEQMETILIEAGDNIIQAGNNLLIVQSPGQPAMVQQVQLVQPKPDSQVVQIPQQALKVVQAASATLPPVPQRQSVSSNLQVSHTEPTQILFRTGLGEWQSVQLQDPLPTTVTPTSSVVTTTTSPAVSTKRTLAGARKERTLAKIAPAGGIVAMNTSQISAAQAMQTININGVQVQGVPVTITNAGGQQHLTVQTMQGGGLQLTTAQGQPAIQVDQTLTLELPGQQPGEKKRRMACICPNCKDADKRPGELGKRKHICHVPGCEKTFRKTSLLRAHVRLHTGERPFVCNWVFCGKRFTRSDELQRHARTHTGDKRFECSQCQKRFMRSDHLTKHYKTHINTKNL encoded by the exons TGAATACCTTCAGCCTTCCACCACTTCTACACAA CAGGACACCCAGCCTTCCCCTCTAGCTCTCCTGGCTGCCACTTGCAGTAAAATTGGCCCTCCTGCTGCTCAGGCtcctgtcaccactcctcccacGCAACCTCAGCCTCGCAGGCTTCTCCCTATTAAGCCGGCTCCAATTGCTCCTGCACCACCCAAAAATCTGGGTTTCCTGTCAACTAAGGGCAATGTGATTCAGCTCCCTGCTGGCCTTGGTGCCACGCCCCCCGGCAGTCCCATTGTGCTAACAATCCAACAGAGCCCATCTCGCACCAACACCTCTGCCCCCACAAATATTCAGTACCAGGTGGTGCCACAGATTCAGGGTGCACAGACCATTCAGGTAATGCCACAGGGAGGTCAAATCCAGCTTATACCAGGAACCAAccacaccatcatcaccactccCATGACTATGCCAggccctgcagctgctgccacGCCAGTCACGCCACAGAAGACTGCCATCAAGCCATCACCCAAGTTGCGCAAGCCCAACAACTTTTCAAACATGGCACAGCTAACCGGTGGTTTAACACTGCCGCTCAATGTGGCCACCGGTGAGGTAGGAGGCACTCAAATCATCACAGAAACGGCAGCTGCATCTCCCACATCAGGAAAGGGACGACGAGGGCGGAAGAAGAAGGTGGTTGTGGCTACTTCTGGCAATCCTCCgactcctgctcctgctcctgctcctccaccgCCGCCTCCTGCACAGGCTGCCTCCCCACCCCCAGAGCAAATGGAAACTATACTTATAGAAGCTGGTGACAACATTATTCAG GCTGGTAACAACCTTCTCATCGTACAGAGCCCTGGGCAACCAGCTATGGTGCAGCAAGTCCAGCTGGTCCAGCCAAAGCCAGATTCTCAGGTGGTTCAGATCCCCCAGCAGGCTTTGAAAGTGGTGCAGGCTGCATCTGCAACGCTACCACCTGTCCCACAGAGACAGTCAGTCTCCTCAAACCTGCAGGTCTCCCATACTGAACCAACACAG ATCCTCTTCAGAACAGGATTGGGTGAGTGGCAATCTGTTCAGCTCCAAGATCCGTTACCCACAACAGTGACTCCCACCTCCTCTGTCGTCACCACTACCACGTCACCAGCAGTAAGCACCAAGAGGACGCTAGCAGGAGCTCGTAAGGAACGGACTTTGGCAAAAATTGCACCAGCGGGGGGGATAGTAGCTATGAACACATCACAGATTTCAGCAGCGCAGGCAATGCAAACGATAAACATCAATGGAGTTCAAGTTCAGGGAGTTCCTGTCACCATCACCAATGCAGGGG GCCAACAACACCTCACAGTCCAGACAATGCAGGGTGGAGGACTTCAGCTGACAACAGCACAAGGCCAGCCCGCCATCCAGGTAGACCAGACCCTCACACTGGAGCTACCTGGTCAGCAGCCTGGAGAAAAGAAACGACGTATGGCCTGTATATGTCCCAACTGTAAAGATGCAGACAAGAG GCCTGGGGAACTTGGAAAGAGAAAGCACATCTGCCACGTTCCTGGCTGTGAGAAGACATTTAGGAAAACCTCACTGCTCAGAGCCCATGTGCGACTGCACACCGGAGAAAGGCCCTTCGTCTGCAACTGGGTTTTCTGCGGGAAACGCTTCACACGCAGTGACGAGTTGCAACGACATGCAaggacacacacag GAGACAAACGCTTCGAGTGCAGCCAGTGTCAGAAGCGCTTTATGAGGAGCGACCATCTGACGAAGCATTAcaagacacacataaacaccaAGAACCTGTGA
- the sp2 gene encoding transcription factor Sp2 isoform X4, which yields MATTVAVNPSEYLQPSTTSTQDTQPSPLALLAATCSKIGPPAAQAPVTTPPTQPQPRRLLPIKPAPIAPAPPKNLGFLSTKGNVIQLPAGLGATPPGSPIVLTIQQSPSRTNTSAPTNIQYQVVPQIQGAQTIQVMPQGGQIQLIPGTNHTIITTPMTMPGPAAAATPVTPQKTAIKPSPKLRKPNNFSNMAQLTGGLTLPLNVATGEVGGTQIITETAAASPTSGKGRRGRKKKVVVATSGNPPTPAPAPAPPPPPPAQAASPPPEQMETILIEAGDNIIQAGNNLLIVQSPGQPAMVQQVQLVQPKPDSQVVQIPQQALKVVQAASATLPPVPQRQSVSSNLQVSHTEPTQILFRTGLGEWQSVQLQDPLPTTVTPTSSVVTTTTSPAVSTKRTLAGARKERTLAKIAPAGGIVAMNTSQISAAQAMQTININGVQVQGVPVTITNAGGQQHLTVQTMQGGGLQLTTAQGQPAIQVDQTLTLELPGQQPGEKKRRMACICPNCKDADKRPGELGKRKHICHVPGCEKTFRKTSLLRAHVRLHTGERPFVCNWVFCGKRFTRSDELQRHARTHTGDKRFECSQCQKRFMRSDHLTKHYKTHINTKNL from the exons TGAATACCTTCAGCCTTCCACCACTTCTACACAA GACACCCAGCCTTCCCCTCTAGCTCTCCTGGCTGCCACTTGCAGTAAAATTGGCCCTCCTGCTGCTCAGGCtcctgtcaccactcctcccacGCAACCTCAGCCTCGCAGGCTTCTCCCTATTAAGCCGGCTCCAATTGCTCCTGCACCACCCAAAAATCTGGGTTTCCTGTCAACTAAGGGCAATGTGATTCAGCTCCCTGCTGGCCTTGGTGCCACGCCCCCCGGCAGTCCCATTGTGCTAACAATCCAACAGAGCCCATCTCGCACCAACACCTCTGCCCCCACAAATATTCAGTACCAGGTGGTGCCACAGATTCAGGGTGCACAGACCATTCAGGTAATGCCACAGGGAGGTCAAATCCAGCTTATACCAGGAACCAAccacaccatcatcaccactccCATGACTATGCCAggccctgcagctgctgccacGCCAGTCACGCCACAGAAGACTGCCATCAAGCCATCACCCAAGTTGCGCAAGCCCAACAACTTTTCAAACATGGCACAGCTAACCGGTGGTTTAACACTGCCGCTCAATGTGGCCACCGGTGAGGTAGGAGGCACTCAAATCATCACAGAAACGGCAGCTGCATCTCCCACATCAGGAAAGGGACGACGAGGGCGGAAGAAGAAGGTGGTTGTGGCTACTTCTGGCAATCCTCCgactcctgctcctgctcctgctcctccaccgCCGCCTCCTGCACAGGCTGCCTCCCCACCCCCAGAGCAAATGGAAACTATACTTATAGAAGCTGGTGACAACATTATTCAG GCTGGTAACAACCTTCTCATCGTACAGAGCCCTGGGCAACCAGCTATGGTGCAGCAAGTCCAGCTGGTCCAGCCAAAGCCAGATTCTCAGGTGGTTCAGATCCCCCAGCAGGCTTTGAAAGTGGTGCAGGCTGCATCTGCAACGCTACCACCTGTCCCACAGAGACAGTCAGTCTCCTCAAACCTGCAGGTCTCCCATACTGAACCAACACAG ATCCTCTTCAGAACAGGATTGGGTGAGTGGCAATCTGTTCAGCTCCAAGATCCGTTACCCACAACAGTGACTCCCACCTCCTCTGTCGTCACCACTACCACGTCACCAGCAGTAAGCACCAAGAGGACGCTAGCAGGAGCTCGTAAGGAACGGACTTTGGCAAAAATTGCACCAGCGGGGGGGATAGTAGCTATGAACACATCACAGATTTCAGCAGCGCAGGCAATGCAAACGATAAACATCAATGGAGTTCAAGTTCAGGGAGTTCCTGTCACCATCACCAATGCAGGGG GCCAACAACACCTCACAGTCCAGACAATGCAGGGTGGAGGACTTCAGCTGACAACAGCACAAGGCCAGCCCGCCATCCAGGTAGACCAGACCCTCACACTGGAGCTACCTGGTCAGCAGCCTGGAGAAAAGAAACGACGTATGGCCTGTATATGTCCCAACTGTAAAGATGCAGACAAGAG GCCTGGGGAACTTGGAAAGAGAAAGCACATCTGCCACGTTCCTGGCTGTGAGAAGACATTTAGGAAAACCTCACTGCTCAGAGCCCATGTGCGACTGCACACCGGAGAAAGGCCCTTCGTCTGCAACTGGGTTTTCTGCGGGAAACGCTTCACACGCAGTGACGAGTTGCAACGACATGCAaggacacacacag GAGACAAACGCTTCGAGTGCAGCCAGTGTCAGAAGCGCTTTATGAGGAGCGACCATCTGACGAAGCATTAcaagacacacataaacaccaAGAACCTGTGA
- the sp2 gene encoding transcription factor Sp2 isoform X5, with protein sequence MSEQQDSMATTVAVNPSEYLQPSTTSTQQDTQPSPLALLAATCSKIGPPAAQAPVTTPPTQPQPRRLLPIKPAPIAPAPPKNLGFLSTKGNVIQLPAGLGATPPGSPIVLTIQQSPSRTNTSAPTNIQYQVVPQIQGAQTIQVMPQGGQIQLIPGTNHTIITTPMTMPGPAAAATPVTPQKTAIKPSPKLRKPNNFSNMAQLTGGLTLPLNVATGEVGGTQIITETAAASPTSGKGRRGRKKKVVVATSGNPPTPAPAPAPPPPPPAQAASPPPEQMETILIEAGDNIIQSPGQPAMVQQVQLVQPKPDSQVVQIPQQALKVVQAASATLPPVPQRQSVSSNLQVSHTEPTQILFRTGLGEWQSVQLQDPLPTTVTPTSSVVTTTTSPAVSTKRTLAGARKERTLAKIAPAGGIVAMNTSQISAAQAMQTININGVQVQGVPVTITNAGGQQHLTVQTMQGGGLQLTTAQGQPAIQVDQTLTLELPGQQPGEKKRRMACICPNCKDADKRPGELGKRKHICHVPGCEKTFRKTSLLRAHVRLHTGERPFVCNWVFCGKRFTRSDELQRHARTHTGDKRFECSQCQKRFMRSDHLTKHYKTHINTKNL encoded by the exons TGAATACCTTCAGCCTTCCACCACTTCTACACAA CAGGACACCCAGCCTTCCCCTCTAGCTCTCCTGGCTGCCACTTGCAGTAAAATTGGCCCTCCTGCTGCTCAGGCtcctgtcaccactcctcccacGCAACCTCAGCCTCGCAGGCTTCTCCCTATTAAGCCGGCTCCAATTGCTCCTGCACCACCCAAAAATCTGGGTTTCCTGTCAACTAAGGGCAATGTGATTCAGCTCCCTGCTGGCCTTGGTGCCACGCCCCCCGGCAGTCCCATTGTGCTAACAATCCAACAGAGCCCATCTCGCACCAACACCTCTGCCCCCACAAATATTCAGTACCAGGTGGTGCCACAGATTCAGGGTGCACAGACCATTCAGGTAATGCCACAGGGAGGTCAAATCCAGCTTATACCAGGAACCAAccacaccatcatcaccactccCATGACTATGCCAggccctgcagctgctgccacGCCAGTCACGCCACAGAAGACTGCCATCAAGCCATCACCCAAGTTGCGCAAGCCCAACAACTTTTCAAACATGGCACAGCTAACCGGTGGTTTAACACTGCCGCTCAATGTGGCCACCGGTGAGGTAGGAGGCACTCAAATCATCACAGAAACGGCAGCTGCATCTCCCACATCAGGAAAGGGACGACGAGGGCGGAAGAAGAAGGTGGTTGTGGCTACTTCTGGCAATCCTCCgactcctgctcctgctcctgctcctccaccgCCGCCTCCTGCACAGGCTGCCTCCCCACCCCCAGAGCAAATGGAAACTATACTTATAGAAGCTGGTGACAACATTATTCAG AGCCCTGGGCAACCAGCTATGGTGCAGCAAGTCCAGCTGGTCCAGCCAAAGCCAGATTCTCAGGTGGTTCAGATCCCCCAGCAGGCTTTGAAAGTGGTGCAGGCTGCATCTGCAACGCTACCACCTGTCCCACAGAGACAGTCAGTCTCCTCAAACCTGCAGGTCTCCCATACTGAACCAACACAG ATCCTCTTCAGAACAGGATTGGGTGAGTGGCAATCTGTTCAGCTCCAAGATCCGTTACCCACAACAGTGACTCCCACCTCCTCTGTCGTCACCACTACCACGTCACCAGCAGTAAGCACCAAGAGGACGCTAGCAGGAGCTCGTAAGGAACGGACTTTGGCAAAAATTGCACCAGCGGGGGGGATAGTAGCTATGAACACATCACAGATTTCAGCAGCGCAGGCAATGCAAACGATAAACATCAATGGAGTTCAAGTTCAGGGAGTTCCTGTCACCATCACCAATGCAGGGG GCCAACAACACCTCACAGTCCAGACAATGCAGGGTGGAGGACTTCAGCTGACAACAGCACAAGGCCAGCCCGCCATCCAGGTAGACCAGACCCTCACACTGGAGCTACCTGGTCAGCAGCCTGGAGAAAAGAAACGACGTATGGCCTGTATATGTCCCAACTGTAAAGATGCAGACAAGAG GCCTGGGGAACTTGGAAAGAGAAAGCACATCTGCCACGTTCCTGGCTGTGAGAAGACATTTAGGAAAACCTCACTGCTCAGAGCCCATGTGCGACTGCACACCGGAGAAAGGCCCTTCGTCTGCAACTGGGTTTTCTGCGGGAAACGCTTCACACGCAGTGACGAGTTGCAACGACATGCAaggacacacacag GAGACAAACGCTTCGAGTGCAGCCAGTGTCAGAAGCGCTTTATGAGGAGCGACCATCTGACGAAGCATTAcaagacacacataaacaccaAGAACCTGTGA
- the sp2 gene encoding transcription factor Sp2 isoform X1, translating to MSEQQDSMATTVAVNPSEYLQPSTTSTQQDTQPSPLALLAATCSKIGPPAAQAPVTTPPTQPQPRRLLPIKPAPIAPAPPKNLGFLSTKGNVIQLPAGLGATPPGSPIVLTIQQSPSRTNTSAPTNIQYQVVPQIQGAQTIQVMPQGGQIQLIPGTNHTIITTPMTMPGPAAAATPVTPQKTAIKPSPKLRKPNNFSNMAQLTGGLTLPLNVATGEVGGTQIITETAAASPTSGKGRRGRKKKVVVATSGNPPTPAPAPAPPPPPPAQAASPPPEQMETILIEAGDNIIQAGNNLLIVQSPGQPAMVQQVQLVQPKPDSQVVQIPQQALKVVQAASATLPPVPQRQSVSSNLQVSHTEPTQILFRTGLGEWQSVQLQDPLPTTVTPTSSVVTTTTSPAVSTKRTLAGARKERTLAKIAPAGGIVAMNTSQISAAQAMQTININGVQVQGVPVTITNAGGQQHLTVQTMQGGGLQLTTAQGQPAIQVDQTLTLELPGQQPGEKKRRMACICPNCKDADKRPGELGKRKHICHVPGCEKTFRKTSLLRAHVRLHTGERPFVCNWVFCGKRFTRSDELQRHARTHTGDKRFECSQCQKRFMRSDHLTKHYKTHINTKNL from the exons TGAATACCTTCAGCCTTCCACCACTTCTACACAA CAGGACACCCAGCCTTCCCCTCTAGCTCTCCTGGCTGCCACTTGCAGTAAAATTGGCCCTCCTGCTGCTCAGGCtcctgtcaccactcctcccacGCAACCTCAGCCTCGCAGGCTTCTCCCTATTAAGCCGGCTCCAATTGCTCCTGCACCACCCAAAAATCTGGGTTTCCTGTCAACTAAGGGCAATGTGATTCAGCTCCCTGCTGGCCTTGGTGCCACGCCCCCCGGCAGTCCCATTGTGCTAACAATCCAACAGAGCCCATCTCGCACCAACACCTCTGCCCCCACAAATATTCAGTACCAGGTGGTGCCACAGATTCAGGGTGCACAGACCATTCAGGTAATGCCACAGGGAGGTCAAATCCAGCTTATACCAGGAACCAAccacaccatcatcaccactccCATGACTATGCCAggccctgcagctgctgccacGCCAGTCACGCCACAGAAGACTGCCATCAAGCCATCACCCAAGTTGCGCAAGCCCAACAACTTTTCAAACATGGCACAGCTAACCGGTGGTTTAACACTGCCGCTCAATGTGGCCACCGGTGAGGTAGGAGGCACTCAAATCATCACAGAAACGGCAGCTGCATCTCCCACATCAGGAAAGGGACGACGAGGGCGGAAGAAGAAGGTGGTTGTGGCTACTTCTGGCAATCCTCCgactcctgctcctgctcctgctcctccaccgCCGCCTCCTGCACAGGCTGCCTCCCCACCCCCAGAGCAAATGGAAACTATACTTATAGAAGCTGGTGACAACATTATTCAG GCTGGTAACAACCTTCTCATCGTACAGAGCCCTGGGCAACCAGCTATGGTGCAGCAAGTCCAGCTGGTCCAGCCAAAGCCAGATTCTCAGGTGGTTCAGATCCCCCAGCAGGCTTTGAAAGTGGTGCAGGCTGCATCTGCAACGCTACCACCTGTCCCACAGAGACAGTCAGTCTCCTCAAACCTGCAGGTCTCCCATACTGAACCAACACAG ATCCTCTTCAGAACAGGATTGGGTGAGTGGCAATCTGTTCAGCTCCAAGATCCGTTACCCACAACAGTGACTCCCACCTCCTCTGTCGTCACCACTACCACGTCACCAGCAGTAAGCACCAAGAGGACGCTAGCAGGAGCTCGTAAGGAACGGACTTTGGCAAAAATTGCACCAGCGGGGGGGATAGTAGCTATGAACACATCACAGATTTCAGCAGCGCAGGCAATGCAAACGATAAACATCAATGGAGTTCAAGTTCAGGGAGTTCCTGTCACCATCACCAATGCAGGGG GCCAACAACACCTCACAGTCCAGACAATGCAGGGTGGAGGACTTCAGCTGACAACAGCACAAGGCCAGCCCGCCATCCAGGTAGACCAGACCCTCACACTGGAGCTACCTGGTCAGCAGCCTGGAGAAAAGAAACGACGTATGGCCTGTATATGTCCCAACTGTAAAGATGCAGACAAGAG GCCTGGGGAACTTGGAAAGAGAAAGCACATCTGCCACGTTCCTGGCTGTGAGAAGACATTTAGGAAAACCTCACTGCTCAGAGCCCATGTGCGACTGCACACCGGAGAAAGGCCCTTCGTCTGCAACTGGGTTTTCTGCGGGAAACGCTTCACACGCAGTGACGAGTTGCAACGACATGCAaggacacacacag GAGACAAACGCTTCGAGTGCAGCCAGTGTCAGAAGCGCTTTATGAGGAGCGACCATCTGACGAAGCATTAcaagacacacataaacaccaAGAACCTGTGA
- the sp2 gene encoding transcription factor Sp2 isoform X2 has product MSEQQDSMATTVAVNPSEYLQPSTTSTQDTQPSPLALLAATCSKIGPPAAQAPVTTPPTQPQPRRLLPIKPAPIAPAPPKNLGFLSTKGNVIQLPAGLGATPPGSPIVLTIQQSPSRTNTSAPTNIQYQVVPQIQGAQTIQVMPQGGQIQLIPGTNHTIITTPMTMPGPAAAATPVTPQKTAIKPSPKLRKPNNFSNMAQLTGGLTLPLNVATGEVGGTQIITETAAASPTSGKGRRGRKKKVVVATSGNPPTPAPAPAPPPPPPAQAASPPPEQMETILIEAGDNIIQAGNNLLIVQSPGQPAMVQQVQLVQPKPDSQVVQIPQQALKVVQAASATLPPVPQRQSVSSNLQVSHTEPTQILFRTGLGEWQSVQLQDPLPTTVTPTSSVVTTTTSPAVSTKRTLAGARKERTLAKIAPAGGIVAMNTSQISAAQAMQTININGVQVQGVPVTITNAGGQQHLTVQTMQGGGLQLTTAQGQPAIQVDQTLTLELPGQQPGEKKRRMACICPNCKDADKRPGELGKRKHICHVPGCEKTFRKTSLLRAHVRLHTGERPFVCNWVFCGKRFTRSDELQRHARTHTGDKRFECSQCQKRFMRSDHLTKHYKTHINTKNL; this is encoded by the exons TGAATACCTTCAGCCTTCCACCACTTCTACACAA GACACCCAGCCTTCCCCTCTAGCTCTCCTGGCTGCCACTTGCAGTAAAATTGGCCCTCCTGCTGCTCAGGCtcctgtcaccactcctcccacGCAACCTCAGCCTCGCAGGCTTCTCCCTATTAAGCCGGCTCCAATTGCTCCTGCACCACCCAAAAATCTGGGTTTCCTGTCAACTAAGGGCAATGTGATTCAGCTCCCTGCTGGCCTTGGTGCCACGCCCCCCGGCAGTCCCATTGTGCTAACAATCCAACAGAGCCCATCTCGCACCAACACCTCTGCCCCCACAAATATTCAGTACCAGGTGGTGCCACAGATTCAGGGTGCACAGACCATTCAGGTAATGCCACAGGGAGGTCAAATCCAGCTTATACCAGGAACCAAccacaccatcatcaccactccCATGACTATGCCAggccctgcagctgctgccacGCCAGTCACGCCACAGAAGACTGCCATCAAGCCATCACCCAAGTTGCGCAAGCCCAACAACTTTTCAAACATGGCACAGCTAACCGGTGGTTTAACACTGCCGCTCAATGTGGCCACCGGTGAGGTAGGAGGCACTCAAATCATCACAGAAACGGCAGCTGCATCTCCCACATCAGGAAAGGGACGACGAGGGCGGAAGAAGAAGGTGGTTGTGGCTACTTCTGGCAATCCTCCgactcctgctcctgctcctgctcctccaccgCCGCCTCCTGCACAGGCTGCCTCCCCACCCCCAGAGCAAATGGAAACTATACTTATAGAAGCTGGTGACAACATTATTCAG GCTGGTAACAACCTTCTCATCGTACAGAGCCCTGGGCAACCAGCTATGGTGCAGCAAGTCCAGCTGGTCCAGCCAAAGCCAGATTCTCAGGTGGTTCAGATCCCCCAGCAGGCTTTGAAAGTGGTGCAGGCTGCATCTGCAACGCTACCACCTGTCCCACAGAGACAGTCAGTCTCCTCAAACCTGCAGGTCTCCCATACTGAACCAACACAG ATCCTCTTCAGAACAGGATTGGGTGAGTGGCAATCTGTTCAGCTCCAAGATCCGTTACCCACAACAGTGACTCCCACCTCCTCTGTCGTCACCACTACCACGTCACCAGCAGTAAGCACCAAGAGGACGCTAGCAGGAGCTCGTAAGGAACGGACTTTGGCAAAAATTGCACCAGCGGGGGGGATAGTAGCTATGAACACATCACAGATTTCAGCAGCGCAGGCAATGCAAACGATAAACATCAATGGAGTTCAAGTTCAGGGAGTTCCTGTCACCATCACCAATGCAGGGG GCCAACAACACCTCACAGTCCAGACAATGCAGGGTGGAGGACTTCAGCTGACAACAGCACAAGGCCAGCCCGCCATCCAGGTAGACCAGACCCTCACACTGGAGCTACCTGGTCAGCAGCCTGGAGAAAAGAAACGACGTATGGCCTGTATATGTCCCAACTGTAAAGATGCAGACAAGAG GCCTGGGGAACTTGGAAAGAGAAAGCACATCTGCCACGTTCCTGGCTGTGAGAAGACATTTAGGAAAACCTCACTGCTCAGAGCCCATGTGCGACTGCACACCGGAGAAAGGCCCTTCGTCTGCAACTGGGTTTTCTGCGGGAAACGCTTCACACGCAGTGACGAGTTGCAACGACATGCAaggacacacacag GAGACAAACGCTTCGAGTGCAGCCAGTGTCAGAAGCGCTTTATGAGGAGCGACCATCTGACGAAGCATTAcaagacacacataaacaccaAGAACCTGTGA